A window of Zingiber officinale cultivar Zhangliang chromosome 5A, Zo_v1.1, whole genome shotgun sequence contains these coding sequences:
- the LOC121982182 gene encoding protein SIEVE ELEMENT OCCLUSION B-like: MAGLTSTGTAAISGLTPTAPAPPTATALMPAPTATALMPTAVQPKLQLIKSDRSAHLFSSSDDKAVVKQIIATHSPDGREIDTRSLLRLVEDILQRATPTVILTPQTHQELVDDKVHHIDVVGMLEALAYTIHRISCEITCKCSGGGDAHSTTMVLFNSLTSYTWDAKVVIAMAAFAVSYGEFWLTAQLHTVNPLAKSVALLKQLPDILEHTDALKPRFDALNNLIRVMLDVTKCIIQFKDIPSDYISLENPDMAMALAHIPTAVYWTIRSVVACSSQIISLIGLGHEYITATTEAWELSSLAHKLSNIHGHLMKQLELLYRYIGEKKHVEAFQTLLRLFEAVHIDNMKILKAMISSKDELPLVDGATKKRVSVDVLRRKIVMLFISDLDISHEELFVLIQIYNDTHQHRADRNYEVVWLPVTDRHFPWDNSKEETFNRLVSNMPWYSLYHPSLLEPAVVRYIREIWHFDKRPQLVVLDPQGKVVCPNALHMMWIWGSLAFPFTSNREEALWKDETWRLEFLVDEIDPVLLGWIREGRHVCLYGGEDIAWIRQFTTAMRRVSQEARVPLEMVYVGKSSPRDRVRKAITVIANEKLSGYWQDPVMVWFFWVRLESMWHSKMQHGRTIDNDPIMQEVVTMLTFDGGDEGWAIVSRGSLDMVKANGRKMVDCLGQFDKWKANVESEGFVPALTNALVPFQTTEHCSRLILPGDIGRIKERVVCAECKRPMEKFVLYRCCND; this comes from the exons ATGGCGGGCTTGACGTCCACAGGGACAGCGGCCATTTCGGGTCTGACGCCCACGGCGCCAGCTCCGCCAACAGCAACGGCCCTGATGCCAGCGCCAACGGCAACAGCCCTGATGCCCACGGCGGTGCAGCCCAAGTTGCAACTGATAAAGAGCGACCGCTCCGcccacctcttctcctcctccgacGACAAGGCGGTGGTGAAGCAGATCATCGCCACGCACTCCCCGGACGGGAGGGAGATCGATACGAGGTCGCTCTTGCGGCTCGTGGAGGACATTCTGCAGAGGGCCACTCCCACCGTCATTttg ACGCCTCAAACGCACCAGGAGCTAGTGGACGACAAGGTGCATCACATTGATGTTGTCGGAATGCTCGAAGCCTTGGCGTACACCATTCACAGGATTTCTTGCGAG ATAACCTGCAAGTGCTCCGGCGGCGGCGACGCCCATTCGACCACCATGGTGCTGTTCAACTCGCTGACTTCCTACACTTGGGATGCCAAGGTGGTGATCGCGATGGCGGCGTTTGCGGTGAGCTACGGCGAGTTCTGGCTCACCGCCCAGCTCCACACCGTGAACCCTCTGGCGAAGTCGGTGGCGCTGCTCAAGCAGCTGCCGGACATCCTGGAGCACACCGACGCGCTGAAGCCACGCTTCGACGCCCTTAATAACCTCATCAGGGTCATGCTCGACGTCACCAAATGCATCATACAGTTCAAGGACATCCCCTCCGACTACATCTCGCTGGAAAATCCCGACATGGCCATGGCCCTCGCTCATATTCCCACCGCTGTCTACTGGACCATAAGAAGCGTCGTCGCCTGTTCTTCTCAGATCATCTCCCTCATCGGATTGGGCCACGA GTACATTACTGCGACAACAGAGGCGTGGGAGCTCTCCAGTTTAGCCCACAAACTTAGCAACATTCATGGGCACCTCATGAAGCAACTTGAATTGCTATATCGATACATTG GGGAGAAGAAGCACGTGGAGGCGTTCCAAACGCTGCTGCGGCTGTTCGAGGCAGTGCACATCGACAACATGAAGATCCTCAAGGCAATGATCTCGTCCAAGGACGAGCTGCCGCTGGTGGACGGGGCGACGAAGAAACGGGTGAGCGTCGACGTGCTGAGGAGGAAGATCGTGATGCTGTTCATCTCCGACCTCGACATCTCGCACGAGGAGCTCTTCGTGCTCATCCAGATCTACAACGACACTCACCAGCATAGAGCGGATCGCAACTACGAGGTCGTCTGGTTGCCGGTGACCGACCGGCACTTCCCCTGGGACAACTCCAAGGAGGAGACCTTCAACAGGTTGGTGTCCAACATGCCGTGGTACTCGCTTTACCATCCGTCGTTGCTGGAGCCGGCGGTGGTGAGGTACATCAGGGAGATATGGCACTTCGACAAGAGGCCGCAGCTGGTGGTGCTGGATCCTCAGGGGAAGGTGGTGTGCCCCAATGCGCTGCACATGATGTGGATCTGGGGCAGCCTGGCTTTTCCCTTCACCAGCAACAGAGAGGAGGCGCTGTGGAAAGACGAGACTTGGCGACTCGAGTTCTTGGTCGACGAAATCGACCCCGTCTTGCTCGGATGG ATAAGAGAAGGGCGGCATGTGTGCCTGTACGGGGGGGAGGACATCGCATGGATCCGGCAGTTCACGACGGCGATGAGGCGGGTGTCGCAGGAGGCGCGGGTGCCGCTGGAGATGGTGTACGTGGGAAAGAGCAGCCCGAGGGACAGGGTGAGGAAGGCGATCACTGTGATCGCGAACGAGAAGCTGAGCGGGTACTGGCAGGACCCGGTGATGGTCTGGTTCTTCTGGGTGCGGCTGGAGAGCATGTGGCACTCCAAGATGCAGCACGGGCGGACGATCGATAACGACCCCATCATGCAGGAGGTGGTGACGATGCTGACGTTCGACGGCGGAGACGAAGGGTGGGCGATCGTCAGCCGGGGGTCGCTGGACATGGTGAAGGCGAACGGGCGGAAGATGGTGGATTGCCTGGGCCAGTTCGACAAGTGGAAGGCCAACGTGGAATCGGAGGGGTTCGTGCCGGCGCTGACCAACGCGCTGGTGCCGTTCCAGACGACGGAGCACTGCAGCCGCCTCATCCTTCCGGGCGACATCGGCAGGATCAAGGAGCGGGTGGTGTGCGCCGAGTGCAAGCGCCCAATGGAGAAGTTCGTCCTATATCGCTGCTGCAACGACTGA